Proteins found in one Camelus bactrianus isolate YW-2024 breed Bactrian camel chromosome 5, ASM4877302v1, whole genome shotgun sequence genomic segment:
- the PDK1 gene encoding pyruvate dehydrogenase (acetyl-transferring) kinase isozyme 1, mitochondrial isoform X1 produces the protein MRLARLLRGAASAGPGPRLRSARPGASRSLTSDSGSGPAPERGVPGQVDFYARFSPSPLSMKQFLDFGSVNACEKTSFMFLRQELPVRLANIMKEISLLPDNLLRTPSVQLVQSWYIQSLQELLEFKDKSAEDAKTVYDFTDTVIRIRNRHNDVIPTMAQGVIEYKENFGVDPVTSQNVQYFLDRFYMSRISIRMLLNQHSLLFGGKGKGSLSHRKHIGSINPNCNVVEVIKDGYENARRLCDLYYINSPELELEELNAKSPGQPIQVVYVPSHLYHMMFELFKNAMRATMEHHADKGVYPPIQVHVTLGNEDLTVKMSDRGGGVPLRKIDRLFNYMYSTAPRPRVETSRAVPLAGFGYGLPISRLYAQYFQGDLKLYSLEGYGTDAVIYIKALSTESIERLPVYNRAAWKHYNASHEADDWCVPSREPRDMTTFRSA, from the exons ATGAGGCTGGCGCGGCTGCTGCGCGGAGCCGCCTCGGCCGGCCCGGGCCCCAGGCTGCGCTCCGCCCGCCCAGGCGCCAGCCGTAGCCTCACCTCGGACTCGGGCTCCGGCCCGGCGCCAGAACGCGGCGTTCCGGGCCAAGTGGACTTCTACGCGCGCTTCTCGCCATCCCCTCTCTCCATGAAGCAGTTCCTGGACTTCG GATCTGTGAATGCTTGTGAAAAGACCTCATTTATGTTTCTGCGGCAAGAGTTGCCTGTTAGGTTGGCAAATATCATGAAAGAAATAAGTCTTCTTCCAGATAATCTTCTCAGGACGCCATCAGTTCAGTTGGTACAAAGCTG gTATATCCAGAGTCTTCAGGAGCTTCTTGAATTTAAGGACAAAAGCGCTGAAGATGCTAAAACTGTTTATGA CTTTACAGATACTGTGATACGGATCAGGAACCGACACAATGACGTGATTCCCACCATGGCCCAAGGTGTGATTGAATACAAGGAGAACTTCGGGGTGGATCCCGTCACCAGCCAGAATGTTCAGTACTTTTTGGATCGTTTCTACATGAGTCGCATTTCAATTAGAATGTTACTCAATCAGCACT CTTTATTATTTGgtggaaaagggaaaggaagccTGTCTCATCGAAAGCACATTGGAAGCATAAATCCGAACTGCAACGTGGTTGAAGTTATTAAAG ATGGCTATGAAAATGCTAGGCGTCTGTGTGATTTGTATTATATTAACTCTCCCGAACTAGAACTTGAAGAACTAAATG CAAAATCACCAGGACAGCCAATACAAGTGGTTTATGTACCATCCCATCTCTATCACATGATGTTTGAACTTTTCAAG AACGCAATGAGAGCGACGATGGAGCACCACGCTGACAAAGGTGTTTACCCACCTATTCAAGTCCACGTCACACTGGGTAATGAGGATTTGACTGTGAAG ATGAGCGACCGCGGAGGTGGTGTTCCTCTGAGGAAAATTGACAGGCTCTTCAACTACATGTACTCAACTGCACCCCGGCCTCGCGTGGAGACATCCCGAGCAGTGCCTCTG GCTGGTTTTGGGTATGGATTGCCCATATCCCGCCTTTACGCACAATACTTCCAAGGGGACCTAAAGCTGTATTCCCTAGAGGGTTATGGGACAGACGCGGTTATCTACATTAAG gctCTGTCAACAGAATCAATAGAAAGACTCCCCGTGTACAACAGAGCTGCCTGGAAGCATTACAACGCCAGCCATGAGGCCGATGACTGGTGTGTCCCCAGCAGAGAACCAAGAGACATGACAACATTCCGTAGTGCCTAG
- the PDK1 gene encoding pyruvate dehydrogenase (acetyl-transferring) kinase isozyme 1, mitochondrial isoform X2 has translation MRLARLLRGAASAGPGPRLRSARPGASRSLTSDSGSGPAPERGVPGQVDFYARFSPSPLSMKQFLDFGSVNACEKTSFMFLRQELPVRLANIMKEISLLPDNLLRTPSVQLVQSWYIQSLQELLEFKDKSAEDAKTVYDFTDTVIRIRNRHNDVIPTMAQGVIEYKENFGVDPVTSQNVQYFLDRFYMSRISIRMLLNQHSLLFGGKGKGSLSHRKHIGSINPNCNVVEVIKAKSPGQPIQVVYVPSHLYHMMFELFKNAMRATMEHHADKGVYPPIQVHVTLGNEDLTVKMSDRGGGVPLRKIDRLFNYMYSTAPRPRVETSRAVPLAGFGYGLPISRLYAQYFQGDLKLYSLEGYGTDAVIYIKALSTESIERLPVYNRAAWKHYNASHEADDWCVPSREPRDMTTFRSA, from the exons ATGAGGCTGGCGCGGCTGCTGCGCGGAGCCGCCTCGGCCGGCCCGGGCCCCAGGCTGCGCTCCGCCCGCCCAGGCGCCAGCCGTAGCCTCACCTCGGACTCGGGCTCCGGCCCGGCGCCAGAACGCGGCGTTCCGGGCCAAGTGGACTTCTACGCGCGCTTCTCGCCATCCCCTCTCTCCATGAAGCAGTTCCTGGACTTCG GATCTGTGAATGCTTGTGAAAAGACCTCATTTATGTTTCTGCGGCAAGAGTTGCCTGTTAGGTTGGCAAATATCATGAAAGAAATAAGTCTTCTTCCAGATAATCTTCTCAGGACGCCATCAGTTCAGTTGGTACAAAGCTG gTATATCCAGAGTCTTCAGGAGCTTCTTGAATTTAAGGACAAAAGCGCTGAAGATGCTAAAACTGTTTATGA CTTTACAGATACTGTGATACGGATCAGGAACCGACACAATGACGTGATTCCCACCATGGCCCAAGGTGTGATTGAATACAAGGAGAACTTCGGGGTGGATCCCGTCACCAGCCAGAATGTTCAGTACTTTTTGGATCGTTTCTACATGAGTCGCATTTCAATTAGAATGTTACTCAATCAGCACT CTTTATTATTTGgtggaaaagggaaaggaagccTGTCTCATCGAAAGCACATTGGAAGCATAAATCCGAACTGCAACGTGGTTGAAGTTATTAAAG CAAAATCACCAGGACAGCCAATACAAGTGGTTTATGTACCATCCCATCTCTATCACATGATGTTTGAACTTTTCAAG AACGCAATGAGAGCGACGATGGAGCACCACGCTGACAAAGGTGTTTACCCACCTATTCAAGTCCACGTCACACTGGGTAATGAGGATTTGACTGTGAAG ATGAGCGACCGCGGAGGTGGTGTTCCTCTGAGGAAAATTGACAGGCTCTTCAACTACATGTACTCAACTGCACCCCGGCCTCGCGTGGAGACATCCCGAGCAGTGCCTCTG GCTGGTTTTGGGTATGGATTGCCCATATCCCGCCTTTACGCACAATACTTCCAAGGGGACCTAAAGCTGTATTCCCTAGAGGGTTATGGGACAGACGCGGTTATCTACATTAAG gctCTGTCAACAGAATCAATAGAAAGACTCCCCGTGTACAACAGAGCTGCCTGGAAGCATTACAACGCCAGCCATGAGGCCGATGACTGGTGTGTCCCCAGCAGAGAACCAAGAGACATGACAACATTCCGTAGTGCCTAG